One window of the Cryptomeria japonica chromosome 7, Sugi_1.0, whole genome shotgun sequence genome contains the following:
- the LOC131856823 gene encoding uncharacterized protein LOC131856823: MQTEEPFQMWGVDFIGKIAKKSSGGHKWILVAIDYFTKWVEAIPTRQATSKVVTKFLLENILIRFGVPHKIVVDNGMYFISKEFANFCESYGITLSHLSPYHHQGNGQPESSNKNLLKIIKRILGNNKSVCDSKLNLAVWADRVTIKKSTRFAPYQLVYGKEARLPLNNLLPVYKFVSEEYLEDIVFMEDGLI, from the coding sequence ATGCAAACTGAAGAACCTTTTCAGATGTGGGGTGTTGATTTCATAGGAAAAATTGCAAAGAAATCCAGTGGAGGACATAAATGGATTCTAGTAGCtattgattactttaccaaatgggtggaagcaattccTACAAGGCAGGCTACAAGTAAAGTGGtaacaaagtttcttttggaaaatatattgataAGATTTGGGGTACCCCATAAaattgttgtagataatgggatgtaTTTCATATCCAAAGAATTTGCTAATTTTTGTGAAAGTTATGGAATCACATTGTCACATTTGTCACCTTATCATCACCAGGGGAATGGACAACCAGAGTCCAGTAATAAAAACTTATTAAAGATCATTAAGAGAATATTAGGTAACAACAAAAGCGTATGTGATTCAAAGTTGAATTTGGCAGTGTGGGCAGATAGAGTAACAATCAAGAAATCCACAAGGTTTGCTCCTTATCAGcttgtttatggtaaagaagcAAGGTTGCCTTTGAACAATCTGCTCCCAGTGTACAAATTTGTCTCAGAGGAATATTTAGAAGATATTGTTTTCATGGAAGACGGGTTGATCTAG